GCCGAGGCTACAGCACCATGACGACACACGACGTCACTGTCGTCGGTGGGGGCCCCATCGGACTCATCACGGCACTGGGCCTCGCGCAGGCTGGTATCGGTGTCACGGTACTCGAGGCCACGCCTACCGTCGTCCGCACGCCGCGGACAATGTTGTTCCACTGGTCGATCATGGCCGAACTGGAGCGACTCGGTCTGCTGGCCGCCGCGGCGTCGGCCGGGCTGGTTCAGCGGAGCTGGACGCTTTCGGTCCCGCGGACCGGTGAGGAGCTCGTGTTCGACCTGAGCGTGCTGGACGACTCCGTCGAGCACCCCTTCACTCTCCACCTCGGGCAGGACACGCTCAGTGAGATCGTGCTGGCCCGGCTCGGTGCAATGTCCAACGTCCGGATCGAGTGGGATATGTCGGCCCGCTCGTTCGAGCAGGATGCGCACGGCTGCACCGTGTCGGCGGTTGGTCCGGCGGGTGAGCGTGACTACCGCTCGTCGTGGGTCGTGGCGGCCGACGGCGCCCACAGCATCATCCGGCGTCAGCTCGGGCTCGCCTTCCCCGGTATGACATGGCCCGAGCGCTTCGTCGCCACGGATCTGGACCTCGATCTGGCGACACTGGGCTACGCGCGCTCCGTCGCCCGGGTGGACCCGACGCACGGTGCGCTGATCGCGCAGTTCGGTGATCCCGTGCCGTGGCGCTACACGTACGCCGAGAGCCTGATGCTGCCGAACGACTCGGTCGCAGACCGAATGCCCGACGTCTTCCGCGCCTTGCTGCCCGACGATGTCGATCCGCAGGTCACGGCGTGGGCGGCCTTCCGGATGCACGAGCGTGTCGCAGACCGGTTCCGAGTCGGCCGCGCGCTACTGGTCGGCGACTCGGCACACGTCACCAACCCGTCGAGCGGCTACGGCGTGGCAGGAGGGTTCTTCGACTCGGCCCTGCTCGTGGAGACGCTGGCCGCGGTGGTCCACGGCGACGCCCCAGAGGACATGCTCGACCACTACTCGGGCGTCCGGCGTCGGGTCTTCACCGAGATCTCGTCGCCGGTGTCCTCGGAGCGGAAACAGCTAATCTTCGACAGTCATGACCCGGTCAGGCTCGAGGCAGACCTGGAACACTATCGCCGGATCACCGGAGACCGTGACTTGATGCGTCGGGCCATGCTGGTCGAGCGCGAACTGCAAAGCGAATCGTTGCTGTCGAAGGGAAACCTGCCGGTCTGATGCGGTATCCCCTGGACCGATGTTGCCGATTGCTTCGCGGAGTTCGACCAGTATGTGGCATTTCCCGCGATCAGCGGTTGTTGTAGACGGGTACGCGACGCTGCATCTGGGCATTGATCGCCTCGATGAAGTCCTCGGTTGCAGCTCCTGCAGAGGCGTGCTCACGCTCGAGCAATAGCTGCTCCTCGAATGAGGCATCGATCGAGTTGCGCAGCAATGCCTTGGTGCGCCACAGCGAGCCCGGAGCGACAGCGAGTAGGCCATCGACGACCTCTTGAGTCCGGCTCTCGAGGTGTGCATCGCTGCTGAGCCAGTTGCACAGGCCGAACCGCTCGAGATCCTCGGATCCGACGACGTCGCCGAGCAGACAGATCTGCAGCGCGCGTGACGGTCCTACGCGGCGGGGGAGGAGCCAACTCTCGCCGTGATCCAGCGAATGCCCGAGATGGGGCTGCGGGAGGGATATCTTCGTCGTGTCGGACGCGATCACGAGGTCGGCGGCGAGCATGAACATGACGCCGATGCCGATCGCGTAGCCGCGCGTGCTCGCGACAATGGGCTGTGGCAGGGCCAGCAGATCTCGCAGCAGCGGCTGAATAGTCCCGGAGATACTCGAGTCGAAAGCTTCTCGACGCTCGTCGGCAGGCGCACCGAGGACACTTGCGATATCGCCCATGTCGGACCCGGTACAGAAGTCGGTGCCCTCGCCGCGGATCACCACGACATCGACGCACTTTCGGGTGCGCAGGTCGGCGACGGTGTCATGCAGTGCGGCGACCATGTCGGAAGTGAGCGCACCTTTGGCCTCAGGGCGGTCGATCGTGATCCATGCGACGCGTTCTGTGTGCTCGATCCGCACCTGTCCGGTCATCTCGCCATTCTCCTCACCATAAACACACTGCTGGCAGCCGCGGTGCTGCTCCGGAAGGCCTCAGAGTAAGCAGGGGCCTACACATCGACAGCCCACGGTTCCGAGGCACGGAACACGATGGTGCGGTCCGCCGCGAGGGGTGGTTCGGTGAGATTCCTACCGTTCGACACCGAGGTGAAAACTATGTCCGTAGTGCGCGAAAACCTGTACGCCGAACTCCACGCCGAGCGTGGGCTCTCGAGCTCCGAGATCTGGCGAGCTGCCGAGAAGCGACTCGACTGGCCGATCGATCGCGGGCTCAACACCGCACATGAGTGTGCGGACCGGTGGGCGCGCGACCGGGCTCGTCTCGCAATGATCATTCGGCACCCCGACGGCAGCAGCGACCGCTGGACCTACGCCGAGCTGGCCCGGACGTCGAGCCGACTGGCCTCAGCGTGGAAGGCCGCAGGGCTCGTGCGTGGTGACAAGGTTGCAGCCCTGGTCAATCAGCAGGTCGAGGCGTTCATCGGAGCGCTCGCCGCGTGGCGTTCGGGCATGGTCTACGTGCCGCTGTTCGCCGGCTTCGGCACCGATGCCATCGTGCAGCGGCTCAATGGCGCCGAGCCGGCAGCGGTCGTGGTCGATCACCGGTACCGGGGCCAGCTCGCAGAGGCGTTGCCGTTTCTGACCGTCGACCCTCAGATCTACACCGTGGCAGGCGCTGCAGGACGCGGCCTGGTCAAGGGCGACCGGAGCCTGTGGGCTGAGATCGACAGCCATGCTCCCGATTTCGGCATGGTCGAGACGGCGCCCTCCGACCCGGCGACGTTGATCTACACCAGCGGTACGACTGGTGCGGCGAAAGGCTGCATCCAGCCCCACTCATTGATTCTCACCATTCAGCCGTTCATCCGGCACACCTGGGCGTTAACCCCCGACGACATGTTCTTCACCGGCGCAGCACCCGGATGGTCCTACGGCCTGTACACGACCGGTGCTGGACCGATGGCGCTCGGCATCCCGCGCGTGGTCTACAGCGGGGACTTCGATCCGGCTGCGTGGTTGCGTATCTTCGAGGAGGAACAGGTCACCTACATTGCGGCTGCGCCCAGCGCGCTGCGTCGTCTCGTTCCGATCGCTGCGCGCCGGGGGATCTCGAGTAGCGTGCGCGGCGCGACCAGCGCGGGCGAACCGCTCGACGCGCCGCTCGCTCAAGCGTGGATGGAATTGACCGGCAGCACGATCCAGGACGGCTACGGCCAGAGTGAGGCCGCCATGGTGCTGGCCAACCTCGCAGACCCGGCGACTCCGGACGTCCCGGGCGCGATGTCATCGGTTGTCCCTGGCTTCGATATCGTGCTCGTTGACGACGAGGGCGTCGAGCAGGAGAGCCAGGGCATTTTGGCGCTGCGCAACCCCGAGTATCAGGCTGCGACCGGCTACCTGAACGGTGACGACCTGTGGAAGGCCCGTTGGCGTGATGACCTTTTCCTGACCGGCGACGTCGTGCGCCGTGACGAGGACGGTCGCTACTGGTTCGTCGGCAGGGACGACGATCTGATCGTGACGTCCGGCTACAACGTAGGGCCCAGCGAGGTCGAGAACCTCATCCTGGCGCACCCCGGAGTCACAGAGGTCGCCGTCGTGGCGGCGCCCGACCCTGAGCGCGGCTCGGTCGTGCGCGCGATTATCGTGCTTAACGGGACAGTCGGCCAGCAGCAGGTTTCCGACGAGATCGCCGCGGACGTGCGTAAGAACCTCGGACGCCACGCGTACCCCAAGATCATCGACTACGTCGACGAGTTGCCGCGTACGGAGGCTGGCAAGATCAAGCGCAACGAACTGCGCCGGCAGACCGCGCCGGTGTGAGGCAGTGACCGACCGGATGTTCCGGCTCGACGGCAAGGTGGCCGTGGTGACGGGTGCGAGCCAGGGCATTGGCGCGGCGATCGCTCGAGCCTTCGCCGAAGCTGGGGCAGATCTGCTGCTGGTAGCCCGTCGCCACGACGCGCTGACGGAATTTGCTGACGAACTGAGAGTTGGGACCGGGCAGAGGGTCGTCACCGTCATGACCGACGTCATGGCCGAAGATGCGCCGGCTCAGATCGCGGAGCGCGCCCAGGCATCATGGTCGGGCATCGATGTGCTGGTCAACAACGCCTACTCGTCGGGCGGCGTGGTGTGCCCGGTGCTCGACCTCGACGACGAGGTCTGGGACGAAGTTCTGGCCGCCAACGTCGTTGCGCCGTTCCGACTGTGTCGGGAACTCGTGCCGCTCATGGCAGGCCGGTCGGGGTGCTCGGTGATCAACGTCGTCTCGGGTTCGGGTTTCCTGCCGTCCCAGGGCATCGGAGCCTACGGGGTCAGCAAGGCTGCACTGTGGATGTTGACACGTCAGCTTGCGGTCGAGTTGGCGCCCAAGGTCCGGGTCAACGCACTGTGTCCCGGCATCGTCAGTCCTGACGGTGAGCCAGCGCACCAAGCACACATCGACCTGCTGCCGCATGTGCCGATGGGGCGGTTGGGACGTCCAGAGGAGATGGCCGGCGCGGCCGTCTATCTCGCGTCTTCAGCCGCGTCCTACACGACGGGTGAGGTCGTTTTCGTAAATGGGGGCCGGCCATGGTGATCACACCGCACACCGCAGCATCGCGACACAGTTCGTGTTGATACTCAAGGAGTTGCCAATGGCCATCGGCCGATTCCCCATCGAGGCAGGGCAGGTTCTGCAGTTCGCGCGCTCGCTCGGCGATGCCAACCCCGTCTTTACCGATCCGGAGGTCGCCGCGACTGCAGGCCTGGACGCGATCCCGGCACTGCCGACGTATGTTCAGGCGAGCGCACACTTCGACCCGGACTACCCGCTGCGCCCGCACCTGGATGGACCTTGGTTCGGATCGGGGGGCGATGCGACGGGCTACGGTCCTGACGACGAGGACACTGCCAGTGGGACGCTGCACGGTGAGCAGCACTTCGTATATCACCGGCCGCTGCTTGTGGGCGATGTCCTCACGGCGACCGTCCGCGACGGTGATACCTGGCGCAAGCAAGGCCGTCGGGGCGGTGATCTGCGCTTCTTCGAGACCATCACTGACTACCGCGACGAGGCGGGAGAGCTCGTCGTGACGGCTCGCGTCGTCGGTGTCGCCACACAGCACCAGCCCAAGGACGACTGACCATGACCGATCAGCAAACTGCCGCGACCGCTACGGTGGGAGACACCCACGAGCAGGTTCTCGTGGAGAACCTCACTCGAACGCAGATCGTCCAGTACGCCGGTGCATCCGGCGACTTCAACGCTCTGCACACCGATGCGACCTACGCGACCGAGATCGCTGGCTTCCCAGGTGTTTTCGCACACGGCATGCTGACGATGGGCATGACGGGACGCATCCTGACCGACGTATTCGGCCCGCAGAATCTGCGGGCTTTCGGTGGCCGCTTCGTGACGCAGGTCTGGCCTGGAGACTCATTGACGGCTACTGCGACGGTTACCGAAATACTCGAGGAAGGCGGGGAGCTTCGTGCCCGCGTGGCTGTCGAGACCGTCCGTCAGGACGGTAGGACGGTCTTCGTCGGCCTCGGCACCGTCGCGATCTAGATCGGCTCGGCACTTCTGGGGATCTAGCGGCAGCAGCAATGTGAGCTGCTGCGTCGCTGCAGACCGCGAACGCCGCCGTCACAACCGTCCCGACCAACGGCCGCGGGAAGCTGTGCCATTCACGGATCATGATCGCCAGCATGACCAGTGACGCGTCGATGATGACGCACCTTGGCGGCGGACGGACGGCAATGATCGTGCCGGACGAGAGCAGGAAGATCCCTGCGACGCTACCGACGAAGACCAGCGTCCAGAGCCGGCGAGCAGTCCGGTGCGGACCGTGATGAGTAAACAGCTCGGCGCTTCCCCACCCCGACTCTGAAACTTGACGACGAGGCGGTCGATCACCACCAAGCCCACGGTTCGCTCGCCCGCGACGAGGGTGTTGGTCATGAAGATCGGCGTCACGGATCGTGATGTCGATCCGTGACGCCGATAAGTTGAAGATCTTGTGGCTACTGGCGCGGCTAGTGCATCGTCCAGAGATGTTGTGCACCGGCCGTTCCCGCAGTCACCGCAGGGTATAGGTGCGTTCGAACGGAGTGTTGAACGGCGAGTCCGAGATCAGTCCGTCCTCGCGAAGTGCGGCGATCTCCTCGGCCGTGCGACCCAGCCGGGTCAGGATCTCGTCGTTGTGCTGCCCGAACAGAGGTGCCGGAGAGCATGGCGCCATATCAGGTCCCTCGACGAACCGGACCGGTCCCGCGAGGTACTCCTGCGGCCCGATGACAGGGTGCGCGATTTCCACGACCCGTTTGCGGGCGAGCAGCTGGCGATGCCGCACTACCTCGTCTCCGACCTCGAGGCGTGCCGACGGGATGCCCGCTGCTCTGAGGTCGTCGACGACCTGTGTCGAGTCGAGCTCGGCGCATGCCTGCCGCAGTAGACCGTCGAGCTCAGCCCCCATAGCCTCTCGACCGGCCACGTCGGCGAATCGCTCGTCGTCTGCCCATGCTTTGGCCCACGGCAGCGCAGCGAGAGCGGACCACTGCTCGTCGTTCTCGACCGACACAGCGAATTCAGCGCCGTCGGTACCGCGATAGACACCTTGCGGGGCCGATCCTGGCCGGTTGTTGCCGGTGCGGCTGAAGGTCCGACCGGACGCGGACTGCTGGACTACCGCCTCGGCCGTCAGCTGGATCGCGGCGTCGCACAGCGGCACCTCCAGGAGTGCCCCGTGCCCGGTCACCCGTCGCCGTCTGATGGCGGTGATCGTGGCGAACGAGCACACGAACGCCGCGAACGGGTCGACCGCTGATCCGGTCAGCAGTGGCTCGCCGTCGGCATAGCCGGTCAGCTCCGCCATGCCGGATGCTGCGTTGACCGTATAGGTGAAGCCCGGCCGGTCGCGCCACGGTCCGTCGAGCCCCCAGGCCGGCATACGCACCATGACGATGTCAGGGTTGATCGCCCGGATGCCCTCGTAGTCGAGTCCGCGCGACTCCAGCACCCTTGGTCCGTAGTTCTCCAGGATGACGTCGGCCTCGGCGATCAACTCGCGGACCACGGTGAGCCCGCGGGGGTCGGCGAGATCCGCAGTGATGTCCTTCTTACCCAGGTTGGCACCCACGAACGGCGCACCACGCTCCCAGAAACGATCGACCGTCCCGGGCACGCCGTTGAATCGGATGAGGTCGGGTCGGTTGACGGTCTCTACCTTGATCACTTCGGCGCCAAGGCTCGCGAGGTTCATAGTCACCATCGGGCCGGCCTGGAAGGTGCCGAATTCGACGACGCGCAGACCCGCCAATGGCAGCCGAGGATCGATGCCGTCGGCGGTGTTGCGGATGCGGGGCGCCGTGCACGACCAGTCCTGGTTGTCGTCTTGGCCGATGTCTGCGAGAAGAGCAGGCGTCCACCTAGCGTCACCGTTCACACGGAACGGGGGGCCGGGTGCGGTGAACACACCCGAGGCGCTCCGGACGAACGAGTTCCGTGCCGCGAACGGCGCGATCGACGCGATCGTCCCTGGAGTGGCGACCGGAACGATCGGCACCCTGTTGGCGGCACCAAGCTCGACAAGTTCGTCGATGGTGTGACGGCGAGTGAACTCACGGACGAGCGCAGTGACCTCGGCGGCGTGATCGACCCGGTCGTTGAGGGTGTCGAATCGCGGATCGTCGAGCGCAGGGACCTGGGCGATCTGCTTGAAGTCCTTCCACTGCGGCGGCGTCACGCTGACGACACATACCCATCCGTCACTGGCCTGTTCGATGCCGGGGATCGGTGCCTGCGGCAGCGGGTATTTCGAGTGGTGCTCGATGCGGTTGTAGAGCCAAGGGAACTGCTGCAGTGCAACGGCCGACTCGAACAGTGACACGTCCGCCACCACGGGGGCCTCGTCGGCGTCGTTGGCCAACAGTCCGACGACTACTGCCATTGCCGCCGCAGCGCCGCCGGTCATCTCGACGATCGGCACACCCACCGAGATCGATGGCTTGTCGCCGCTCGGGTGCACCAACGAGATGCCGGCCTCGGCCTGCAGCGTGAAGTCCGTCGCGGGGGTCGTCGCGTCGGGACCGTCGAGGCCGTATGGGGACACCGCGACGACGATGAGGCGCGGTCGACGCGACCGCAAATCGCGGACCAGTGACTGGACGTCGGATTTCTCGTCGCAGATCACGACGTCGACCCGGTCGGCGAGAGCAAGGCCAGCAGAGGAGCTGCTCACGTCGGTCACCGATCCCTTGCCGGCATGGAGGTACTCGGCGTACTCCGGGGAATCCGTGCGGAGCGGGTCGCCTTCGGAGGGCTCGAGTCGTATAACCGTTGCACCGGCATCACGCAGCAGCTTGCCGGCGTAGCCGGTGGAGACCCGGCGTCCTGCTTCCAGGACCACGATGTCGTCAAGCATGTGTATCTCCTTGTCGGTTAGTCACGGGGTCGCGCGTCGCGCGCCACCGTCCATGTAGAGCACGGATGCCTGTACGTAGCTGCAGGCATCCGGGGCGAGGAAGCAGACGACGCGCGCGACCTCGGCGGGATCGGCGGCACGACCCGCCGGTAGTCCGGAACCCACCTCGGCGATGAGTTCCTGTGGGGATCGGTCCTGTTGCTCCGCCGCTCGCGCGACGAGCGTCACTGCCCGGTCGGTCAGTGTCATACCGGGAGCCACCAGGTTTACCTGGATCCCAGACGACGTGAGCTCGTCGCTCAGGGCGCGGGTCAGGTTGTGGACCGCGATATTGGCCAGGCTGGTCGGCAGGTTGTCGGCTGTGGCGCTTGTGCCTGCGATGTTGACGATGCGGCCCCACCGGCGCACCGTCATCGACGGGATGACTCGCTGCGCCATCCTCAGGTAGCCGTGGAATTTCAGCAGGAGCGCATCGTCGACGTCGTCGGCCGAGATTTCGAGAATGTTGCCCATCCCTGCCGACCCGGCGCAGTTGACGAGGATGTCGATCCGGTCGAATGCATCGAGGCAAGCCTTGGCCGCCAGGTCGCAGCCCTCGACGGTCGTGAGGTCACAGCTCGCCGTCACCAGGTGCCCCGCGGACGAGGCGACGAGTTCGTCGAGCAGTGTGATGTCGCGGCTTACGGCGCAGACATTCGCACCCTCGGCCAGTAGCAGAACACTGCCGGGGGCCGATACGCTCACCGGGCAGCATGGCCCGACGCATCTACCTTTGCTGCCGCCGGTCACGATGGCCGCGCGTCCGGTGATCCCCAGGTCCATGCTGCCTCTCAGCGGTCCTGAGGGCTCGATGCCCCGTTGGTTGCGAACGACGCGAGCCCGGCCGTGAGGTCATCGGAGTGCATGATCATGCCGATTGCGGTGTCGTTGGCCACCCAGAGATCGTCCGTGGATTGACCGAAGGCCTGCGCCGCGACGAACATGCTCGCGGCGACTGCGGTCGACGGGTGGGCGGCGATGAACTCGGCGCGCTCGATCGCCGCGGACACGACGTCCGAGTCCGTCAGAGTGCTCACGAGCCCGAGGGCGTACGCGCGCTCCGCGTCGATCGGCTGTCCGGTCAGGATCATGTCCATCGCGGTCGCCCGGCCGATCGCCCATGGGAGCCGGAACATTCCGCCGGCACCGGCGACGAGGCCCCAACGGACCTCTGCCAGTGCGAAGGAGGAGCGTCGTGTCGCGACAACGAGGTCGCACGACAGCACGATCTCGAGCCCGCCGGACGTC
The sequence above is drawn from the Rhodococcus qingshengii JCM 15477 genome and encodes:
- a CDS encoding FAD-dependent oxidoreductase; amino-acid sequence: MTTHDVTVVGGGPIGLITALGLAQAGIGVTVLEATPTVVRTPRTMLFHWSIMAELERLGLLAAAASAGLVQRSWTLSVPRTGEELVFDLSVLDDSVEHPFTLHLGQDTLSEIVLARLGAMSNVRIEWDMSARSFEQDAHGCTVSAVGPAGERDYRSSWVVAADGAHSIIRRQLGLAFPGMTWPERFVATDLDLDLATLGYARSVARVDPTHGALIAQFGDPVPWRYTYAESLMLPNDSVADRMPDVFRALLPDDVDPQVTAWAAFRMHERVADRFRVGRALLVGDSAHVTNPSSGYGVAGGFFDSALLVETLAAVVHGDAPEDMLDHYSGVRRRVFTEISSPVSSERKQLIFDSHDPVRLEADLEHYRRITGDRDLMRRAMLVERELQSESLLSKGNLPV
- a CDS encoding enoyl-CoA hydratase/isomerase family protein; translated protein: MTGQVRIEHTERVAWITIDRPEAKGALTSDMVAALHDTVADLRTRKCVDVVVIRGEGTDFCTGSDMGDIASVLGAPADERREAFDSSISGTIQPLLRDLLALPQPIVASTRGYAIGIGVMFMLAADLVIASDTTKISLPQPHLGHSLDHGESWLLPRRVGPSRALQICLLGDVVGSEDLERFGLCNWLSSDAHLESRTQEVVDGLLAVAPGSLWRTKALLRNSIDASFEEQLLLEREHASAGAATEDFIEAINAQMQRRVPVYNNR
- a CDS encoding acyl-CoA synthetase, encoding MSVVRENLYAELHAERGLSSSEIWRAAEKRLDWPIDRGLNTAHECADRWARDRARLAMIIRHPDGSSDRWTYAELARTSSRLASAWKAAGLVRGDKVAALVNQQVEAFIGALAAWRSGMVYVPLFAGFGTDAIVQRLNGAEPAAVVVDHRYRGQLAEALPFLTVDPQIYTVAGAAGRGLVKGDRSLWAEIDSHAPDFGMVETAPSDPATLIYTSGTTGAAKGCIQPHSLILTIQPFIRHTWALTPDDMFFTGAAPGWSYGLYTTGAGPMALGIPRVVYSGDFDPAAWLRIFEEEQVTYIAAAPSALRRLVPIAARRGISSSVRGATSAGEPLDAPLAQAWMELTGSTIQDGYGQSEAAMVLANLADPATPDVPGAMSSVVPGFDIVLVDDEGVEQESQGILALRNPEYQAATGYLNGDDLWKARWRDDLFLTGDVVRRDEDGRYWFVGRDDDLIVTSGYNVGPSEVENLILAHPGVTEVAVVAAPDPERGSVVRAIIVLNGTVGQQQVSDEIAADVRKNLGRHAYPKIIDYVDELPRTEAGKIKRNELRRQTAPV
- a CDS encoding SDR family NAD(P)-dependent oxidoreductase; the protein is MTDRMFRLDGKVAVVTGASQGIGAAIARAFAEAGADLLLVARRHDALTEFADELRVGTGQRVVTVMTDVMAEDAPAQIAERAQASWSGIDVLVNNAYSSGGVVCPVLDLDDEVWDEVLAANVVAPFRLCRELVPLMAGRSGCSVINVVSGSGFLPSQGIGAYGVSKAALWMLTRQLAVELAPKVRVNALCPGIVSPDGEPAHQAHIDLLPHVPMGRLGRPEEMAGAAVYLASSAASYTTGEVVFVNGGRPW
- a CDS encoding FAS1-like dehydratase domain-containing protein, whose protein sequence is MAIGRFPIEAGQVLQFARSLGDANPVFTDPEVAATAGLDAIPALPTYVQASAHFDPDYPLRPHLDGPWFGSGGDATGYGPDDEDTASGTLHGEQHFVYHRPLLVGDVLTATVRDGDTWRKQGRRGGDLRFFETITDYRDEAGELVVTARVVGVATQHQPKDD
- a CDS encoding MaoC/PaaZ C-terminal domain-containing protein yields the protein MTDQQTAATATVGDTHEQVLVENLTRTQIVQYAGASGDFNALHTDATYATEIAGFPGVFAHGMLTMGMTGRILTDVFGPQNLRAFGGRFVTQVWPGDSLTATATVTEILEEGGELRARVAVETVRQDGRTVFVGLGTVAI
- a CDS encoding CoA transferase, whose protein sequence is MLDDIVVLEAGRRVSTGYAGKLLRDAGATVIRLEPSEGDPLRTDSPEYAEYLHAGKGSVTDVSSSSAGLALADRVDVVICDEKSDVQSLVRDLRSRRPRLIVVAVSPYGLDGPDATTPATDFTLQAEAGISLVHPSGDKPSISVGVPIVEMTGGAAAAMAVVVGLLANDADEAPVVADVSLFESAVALQQFPWLYNRIEHHSKYPLPQAPIPGIEQASDGWVCVVSVTPPQWKDFKQIAQVPALDDPRFDTLNDRVDHAAEVTALVREFTRRHTIDELVELGAANRVPIVPVATPGTIASIAPFAARNSFVRSASGVFTAPGPPFRVNGDARWTPALLADIGQDDNQDWSCTAPRIRNTADGIDPRLPLAGLRVVEFGTFQAGPMVTMNLASLGAEVIKVETVNRPDLIRFNGVPGTVDRFWERGAPFVGANLGKKDITADLADPRGLTVVRELIAEADVILENYGPRVLESRGLDYEGIRAINPDIVMVRMPAWGLDGPWRDRPGFTYTVNAASGMAELTGYADGEPLLTGSAVDPFAAFVCSFATITAIRRRRVTGHGALLEVPLCDAAIQLTAEAVVQQSASGRTFSRTGNNRPGSAPQGVYRGTDGAEFAVSVENDEQWSALAALPWAKAWADDERFADVAGREAMGAELDGLLRQACAELDSTQVVDDLRAAGIPSARLEVGDEVVRHRQLLARKRVVEIAHPVIGPQEYLAGPVRFVEGPDMAPCSPAPLFGQHNDEILTRLGRTAEEIAALREDGLISDSPFNTPFERTYTLR
- a CDS encoding SDR family oxidoreductase, which translates into the protein MDLGITGRAAIVTGGSKGRCVGPCCPVSVSAPGSVLLLAEGANVCAVSRDITLLDELVASSAGHLVTASCDLTTVEGCDLAAKACLDAFDRIDILVNCAGSAGMGNILEISADDVDDALLLKFHGYLRMAQRVIPSMTVRRWGRIVNIAGTSATADNLPTSLANIAVHNLTRALSDELTSSGIQVNLVAPGMTLTDRAVTLVARAAEQQDRSPQELIAEVGSGLPAGRAADPAEVARVVCFLAPDACSYVQASVLYMDGGARRATP
- a CDS encoding enoyl-CoA hydratase/isomerase family protein encodes the protein MSLVTLERRGPIAIITLDRPDIRNAFDHPMAQALGAALAQVEDDPELRVAILTATVTEPRPVFCAGHDLRTIEDERDGGARAETSAGGFAGVTQLTRTKPLIAAVDGLATSGGLEIVLSCDLVVATRRSSFALAEVRWGLVAGAGGMFRLPWAIGRATAMDMILTGQPIDAERAYALGLVSTLTDSDVVSAAIERAEFIAAHPSTAVAASMFVAAQAFGQSTDDLWVANDTAIGMIMHSDDLTAGLASFATNGASSPQDR